The DNA window CGCACTGCGCCGCGTGTTCACCGAACCCGGCCTCGCGGCCGGCATGCGAGCCGAAGCGAAACGCATTGCACCAGAACTACTGTGGACTTCGGTAGGCCGAAAGTACCGAGACCTCGCCGCGGAAACGCTGCGGGCCGACAGGAAGCTGGCTACGGCATGAATACCATCAGCATCTCCTACACGCACCTCTTCCGGCTCAGCGACGAGTGCGGCATCTTCGAACACGCGAAGTTCACCACGCCCCGCACCGAAAACGGTTACTGTGTCGACGATGTCGCGCGCGCCCTCGTGGTGGCCGTCCGCGAGCCCGAGCCGACCGAACAACTACTCGACAACATCGCGGTGTATCTGAACTTCATCGTCGCGGCACTGAACGAGGACGGAAGCTGCCACAACCGTCGGGGCACCGACCGGAGTTGGCAGGACGAACCGAGCCTCGAAGATCATTGGGGCCGCGCCCTGTGGGCACTCGGCTCGGTCGTCGCCCGCAAACCCGACCTGGCGCAGGTCGCGTTGGCGCACTTCACCATTGGTGCGCGACGGCGGTCCCCATTCCCCCGGGCCATGGCCTTCGCCGCACTCGGCGCGGCCGAGGTGCTGCGCGTCGAGCCAGGAAACACCGAAGCGCGTGAACTACTGGCCAGCGCCACCGCCGCGATCGGCCCGCCGACCCGCCGTCTCGACTGGCGCTGGCCCGAGCCGCGGTTGCACTATGCCAACGCGGTGCTGGCCGAAGCGCTACTCGCGGTCGGCACGATGCTGCCCGGACAGGGCCGCGTCTATGCCGATGGACTCGCGATGCTGCGCTGGCTACTCGAG is part of the Nocardia sp. NBC_00565 genome and encodes:
- a CDS encoding glycosyltransferase, which gives rise to MNTISISYTHLFRLSDECGIFEHAKFTTPRTENGYCVDDVARALVVAVREPEPTEQLLDNIAVYLNFIVAALNEDGSCHNRRGTDRSWQDEPSLEDHWGRALWALGSVVARKPDLAQVALAHFTIGARRRSPFPRAMAFAALGAAEVLRVEPGNTEARELLASATAAIGPPTRRLDWRWPEPRLHYANAVLAEALLAVGTMLPGQGRVYADGLAMLRWLLEIETSGDHLSVTPVDGWTTGETRPGFDQQPIEVATLADACARAYDDTGDQHWKDAVLLCEAWFRGTNDVDTPLIDPASGGCCDGLEHTGRNENQGAESTLALISTQQQARRLTRTP